The Apium graveolens cultivar Ventura chromosome 6, ASM990537v1, whole genome shotgun sequence genome contains a region encoding:
- the LOC141667056 gene encoding formin-like protein 18 isoform X3 yields the protein MALFKRFFYRKPPDGLLEISDRVFVFDCCFSADIMDDDEYKNYLGGIVAQLREYYTDASFMAFNFREGNRQSHLANILAEYDVTVMDYPRQYETCPLLTMEMLHHFLRSCESWILLGQRNVLLMHCERGGWPILAFMLAALLIYRKQYTGEQKTLEMIYKQAPRELLQIMSPLDPSPSQLRYLQYISRRNLGSEWPPIDRALTMDCIILRFIPNMDGEGGCRPIFRIYGPDPLMVADPTPKVLFSTPKRSKIVRQYKQADCQLVKIDINCHIQGDVVLECISLDSDLERERMMFRIMFNTAFIRSNILMLNRDDVDLLWNGKDRFPKDFRAEVIFSDMDSTSSPVMLDVPDIDGDGGLPVEAFAKVKEIFSTVDWLDTNKDVALNVLQKITSANILQEKLESGLLTGTTDNQLKFFSRIKSSDSLSHEQNLAENAEKPSPKVMEDGFTSSPSLSLREQLDSLQTSPDLNLAFKKNGSHGLHILTQRILQPSLSTPTFHTQQASPMSLSRYHSAPFLGITALLHDHVEPRAKEIYLSAQTSPVGSGSSSPEHLCNPPQFTINSNLEFSRSLSSLLPSEVKTMKNAKTRLDSSPSVSELDSGPSKAFSSKMDAISSLSISSLLLPIESATSSEFFATPPPPPQTPSQHPHLPADPEPSHTSVMQHSGSSIAGIARSSSVPPHTPAPSFSGKSSMPSSKSLSSLATVAPPSTTSSATPRNLKHPTSPLPKSSKVLSQSTDNLSPIPSSPPRPPVSNHVDSSDSSQLLVKRSVDVPSPPPPPLCSKPAGPTESTAPPPPPLPSLCSQPARSTESTAPPPTPPPPPPPLCSRSAGPTESTAPPPPPAPNFALKGPSNKISVPVPPPPSPTGSGLLKAPVPPVPPPPSPNGSGLLKAGGTASSNGNIPPIPGPLLNAKGRLNLRAGLKNQGQSSKKSNLKPYHWLKLTRAMQGSLWAETQKSDESVKAPEFDMSELESLFSIAPNSDMGSRGKANRASAVKPEKISLIDFRRAYNCEIMLTKVKIPLPDMMPSYVFEHPISAT from the exons ATGGCATTATTTAAAAGGTTCTTTTATCGAAAACCTCCAGACGGCCTCTTGGAGATTTCGGATAGGGTCTTTG TCTTCGATTGCTGCTTTTCTGCCGATATTATGGATGATGATGAATACAAAAATTACCTGGGAGGCATAGTAGCTCAACTTCGTGAATACTACACTGATGCTTCCTTCATGGCGTTCAATTTTCGAGAGGGAAATAGGCAAAGCCACCTTGCTAACATACTGGCTGAATATGATGTGACTGTAATGGATTATCCTCGGCAATATGAAACTTGCCCATTGCTTACAATGGAAATGCTTCACCATTTCCTCAGATCATGTGAAAGCTGGATCTTACTTGGTCAGCGCAATGTGCTCTTAATGCATTGTGAACGTGGAGGGTGGCCAATTTTGGCATTCATGCTTGCTGCATTGTTAATATATAGAAAGCAATACACTGGGGAACAGAAGACTTTAGAAATGATATACAAGCAGGCACCTCGAGAGCTTTTGCAAATAATGTCACCCCTAGATCCGTCTCCTTCACAGCTGAGGTACCTACAATACATCTCGAGAAGGAATTTGGGTTCTGAATGGCCTCCTATAGATAGAGCTCTCACCATGGATTGCATCATTCTTAGATTTATCCCTAATATGGACGGAGAGGGTGGATGCCGTCCAATTTTCAGGATATATGGACCAGATCCTCTTATGGTTGCTGATCCCACTCCCAAGGTGCTGTTCTCAACACCAAAGAGGAGCAAAATTGTTCGTCAATATAAGCAG GCAGACTGTCAACTTGTTAAAATTGACATCAATTGCCATATCCAAGGTGATGTCGTGCTCGAGTGTATTAGCTTAGATAGTGATCTAGAACGTGAAAGGATGATGTTCAGAATCATGTTCAACACAGCATTTATTAGATCAAATATATTGATGCTTAACCGTGATGATGTTGATTTATTATGGAATGGCAAGGATCGCTTCCCAAAGGATTTCAGAGCAGAG GTTATCTTTTCAGATATGGACTCGACATCTTCACCTGTTATGCTTGATGTGCCTGATATCGATGGGGATGGAGGTCTCCCTGTTGAAGCATTTGCAAAAGTGAAGGAGATTTTTAGCACCGTGGACTGGTTAGACACTAATAAAGATGTAGCGTTAAATGTGCTCCAGAAGATCACTTCAGCAAATATTTTGCAAGAGAAACTAGAAAGTGGTTTGCTGACGGGTACTACAGATAATCAGTTGAAATTTTTTTCTCGGATCAAAAGCAGTGATAGTTTGTCGCACGAACAAAATCTTGCGGAAAATGCAGAGAAACCAAGTCCGAAGGTTATGGAAGATGGTTTCACAAGTTCTCCGTCCTTATCCTTGAGGGAACAGTTGGATTCCTTACAAACATCTCCAGATTTGAATTTGGCATTCAAGAAAAATGGGTCCCATGGACTACATATATTAACCCAGCGGATTCTTCAACCTTCTCTATCTACTCCAACCTTTCATACCCAGCAAGCTTCGCCCATGTCTCTCTCGAGATACCACAGTGCGCCTTTCCTCGGCATAACAGCTCTACTTCATGATCATGTTGAACCGAGGGCCAAAGAAATCTACCTATCAGCACAAACATCTCCAGTTGGTTCTGGCTCCTCTTCTCCTGAACATTTATGTAACCCACCCCAGTTTACTATCAATTCAAATTTAGAGTTTTCCCGGTCACTTTCCTCGCTGCTTCCTTCAGAGGTTAAAACTATGAAAAATGCTAAAACTAGACTGGACTCATCTCCATCCGTTTCCGAACTGGATTCAGGTCCCTCCAAAGCATTCTCTTCAAAGATGGACGCAATTTCTTCACTTTCTATATCCTCATTGCTGCTTCCGATTGAGAGTGCAACGTCGTCAGAATTTTTTGCAACCCCTCCACCACCACCACAAACACCATCTCAGCATCCTCATCTTCCTGCAGATCCAGAGCCATCACATACTTCAGTTATGCAACATTCTGGATCCTCTATCGCGGGTATAGCACGTTCTTCATCTGTTCCACCGCACACACCTGCCCCATCTTTTTCAGGCAAATCTTCAATGCCTTCATCCAAGAGTTTAAGTTCACTGGCCACTGTAGCTCCACCTTCCACTACTTCGTCTGCCACTCCAAGGAACTTGAAACACCCCACTTCTCCGTTACCCAAGTCATCAAAAGTTCTATCTCAATCTACAGATAATTTATCCCCAATCCCCTCTTCCCCTCCCCGCCCACCCGTCTCAAACCATGTTGATTCATCAGATTCCTCACAACTTTTAGTAAAACGATCAGTAGATGTACCTTCCCCTCCTCCACCTCCACTTTGTTCAAAACCAGCTGGACCTACTGAGTCTACAGCTCCGCCACCACCTCCTCTGCCTTCACTTTGTTCGCAACCAGCTAGATCTACTGAGTCTACAGCACCACCTCCTACACCACCACCTCCTCCGCCTCCACTTTGTTCGAGATCAGCTGGACCTACAGAGTCTACAgcgccaccaccacctccagcTCCTAATTTTGCTCTGAAAGGTCCTTCGAATAAGATTTCTGTGCCAGTTCCACCACCTCCATCTCCAACCGGAAGCGGCTTACTTAAAGCGCCAGTTCCACCAGTTCCACCACCTCCATCTCCAAATGGCAGCGGCTTACTGAAAGCTGGCGGTACTGCTTCTAGTAATGGAAACATTCCTCCAATTCCTGGACCGCTATTAAATGCAAAGGGAAGATTGAACTTGCGTGCAGGCTTAAAAAATCAGGGACAATCCTCCAAAAAATCGAACTTGAAACCTTATCATTGGCTAAAGTTAACAAGGGCCATGCAAGGAAGCCTGTGGGCTGAAACACAGAAGTCTGATGAATCTGTCAA GGCTCCTGAGTTTGACATGTCTGAACTTGAAAGTCTTTTCTCAATTGCTCCAAATTCTGATATGGGAAGCAGAGGAAAAGCAAATCGGGCTTCAGCAGTCAAGCCAGAGAAAATTAGTCTG ATTGATTTTAGAAGGGCATATAATTGTGAAATCATGCTCACAAAAGTTAAGATTCCTCTGCCTGATATGATG CCCAGTTATGTATTTGAACATCCAATCAGTGCTACATAA